Below is a window of Pseudomonadota bacterium DNA.
GGAATGAACATATAAATCTGGTAGGATTGAAGGACCTTGAGCTGATTGTGAGGGAACTCTTATATGATACATTCTTTCTCTACGGGTATGTCAGGGAAAGTAAGACACTGCTGGATATGGGTGCAGGTGCAGGAATCGTTGCGATCCCCCTGAAGATACTGAATGAAAAGATGGATATCTTTTCGGTGGATAAAGGTTTGAAAAAGATCCAGTTCCAGAGACATATAAAAAGAAGAATGCGCCTGAAGGGGCTCACTATTCTTCAGAGCAGAATAGAAGAACTGGAACCAATAGAGGTTGATAGCCTTGCTGTGAAAGGATTTGGAGACATTAAAGGAATTTTGGAAAAGGGTGGAAGGCATATAAGGAAAAATGGCCACGCCTTCATTT
It encodes the following:
- a CDS encoding class I SAM-dependent methyltransferase yields the protein MLFLYTMDLEKIIQKGLTAFHIPFNEGILKELCFYTLELKKWNEHINLVGLKDLELIVRELLYDTFFLYGYVRESKTLLDMGAGAGIVAIPLKILNEKMDIFSVDKGLKKIQFQRHIKRRMRLKGLTILQSRIEELEPIEVDSLAVKGFGDIKGILEKGGRHIRKNGHAFILKGTRDEPIDYQGFDLKDVIPYRLPMNEKAYRLFIYKKI